The following are from one region of the Eubacterium sp. MSJ-33 genome:
- a CDS encoding bifunctional folylpolyglutamate synthase/dihydrofolate synthase: MNYLEARNYMEEKNRLGIVPGLTQVKELLRRLGNPQDACRTLHIAGTNGKGSIFAFVQESLLVAGYHVGRYISPTILTYLERYQIDRRYMSETEFAALLTEAAAVIETMEKEGFASPTAFEIETAVAFLYFARNHVDYVLLECGMGGREDATNVLAKPEVCVFAQISMDHMQFLGSTLTKIATEKAGIIKPYTTVISAPQVPEVSKVLREVCEAQYASYIEVNPSDWKVMRMDLNGTELIDCETESGGNGMEVDIPEWRRSYHIPLLGEHQIANAQTAITTLRTLYIEETAIHAGIAQTTWLGRMTKVAEHPYIYVDGAHNVAAWEYLRTSVEKYFTNRRVIYIIGVLKDKEYEKMVEILAPTMAAAVVITPDTPRGLQKEILAQLLQAKGVPVQLADTGAEALQKAREQAGETDVVLVSGSLSFLAEYLQLEGGDERHGASR; encoded by the coding sequence TTGAATTATTTAGAAGCGCGGAATTATATGGAAGAAAAAAACAGGCTGGGGATTGTGCCCGGCCTGACACAGGTAAAGGAGCTCTTACGGAGACTCGGCAATCCACAGGATGCATGCAGAACACTGCATATCGCCGGGACGAACGGAAAGGGCTCTATTTTTGCGTTTGTACAGGAAAGCCTGCTTGTGGCGGGATATCATGTGGGAAGATATATATCCCCGACGATCCTTACGTATCTGGAACGGTATCAGATTGACAGACGCTATATGTCAGAGACGGAATTTGCTGCTTTGCTCACAGAGGCTGCGGCAGTGATTGAGACGATGGAAAAGGAAGGGTTTGCCAGCCCGACTGCATTTGAGATCGAAACGGCGGTTGCGTTTCTGTATTTTGCGAGAAATCATGTGGACTATGTATTGCTCGAATGTGGTATGGGTGGAAGAGAAGATGCAACAAATGTGCTCGCAAAACCGGAAGTTTGCGTATTTGCACAGATCAGTATGGATCATATGCAGTTTTTAGGAAGTACTCTGACGAAGATTGCGACAGAGAAAGCCGGAATTATTAAGCCTTATACGACTGTGATTTCCGCTCCGCAGGTGCCGGAGGTATCAAAGGTGCTGCGTGAGGTGTGTGAAGCACAATACGCTTCTTATATAGAAGTGAATCCTTCGGACTGGAAAGTTATGCGGATGGATCTGAATGGTACAGAACTGATCGATTGCGAAACAGAATCCGGGGGTAATGGTATGGAAGTGGACATTCCGGAATGGAGACGATCATATCATATTCCTCTATTAGGGGAGCATCAGATTGCGAACGCGCAGACGGCGATTACCACGCTTCGTACACTATATATAGAAGAAACAGCGATTCATGCAGGTATTGCGCAGACGACATGGCTTGGACGTATGACGAAGGTGGCTGAACATCCGTATATCTATGTGGATGGGGCACATAACGTAGCAGCCTGGGAATATTTGCGTACATCGGTGGAAAAATATTTTACAAACCGCAGGGTAATCTATATAATAGGAGTACTGAAAGATAAAGAATACGAGAAGATGGTTGAGATTCTGGCACCAACAATGGCAGCAGCTGTTGTGATTACGCCGGATACACCACGCGGATTGCAAAAGGAGATTCTGGCACAGTTATTACAGGCAAAAGGTGTGCCTGTACAACTTGCGGATACAGGTGCAGAAGCCCTTCAAAAGGCGAGAGAACAAGCGGGCGAAACAGATGTCGTTCTTGTGAGTGGTTCCTTATCTTTTCTGGCAGAGTATCTGCAATTAGAAGGCGGAGATGAAAGACATGGAGCGAGTAGATAG
- a CDS encoding HD domain-containing protein: MERVDRILAHPEFQKYMQSIAEQERTRMFCLHGIEHSLDVARIGYIKNLEQKLMFPQDVIYAMALLHDIGRCEEYATGKSHHEAGAELARSILLMCGYTEAECTEICEAISRHKAPSNQTRSLATLLYDADKQSRNCFACPVQAQCYWSEEKKNHTIRY; the protein is encoded by the coding sequence ATGGAGCGAGTAGATAGAATTCTCGCACATCCGGAATTTCAGAAGTATATGCAAAGTATTGCGGAACAAGAACGCACGCGCATGTTCTGTCTGCATGGAATCGAGCATAGCTTGGATGTGGCTAGAATCGGATATATAAAGAATTTGGAACAGAAACTTATGTTCCCACAGGACGTCATCTATGCGATGGCATTGTTGCATGATATTGGAAGGTGTGAGGAATATGCAACCGGAAAATCTCATCACGAGGCGGGGGCAGAACTGGCACGTTCCATTCTTTTGATGTGTGGATATACGGAAGCAGAATGTACGGAAATCTGTGAAGCAATCAGCCGGCATAAGGCACCGAGTAATCAGACAAGGTCGCTTGCAACACTGTTGTACGATGCGGATAAACAGTCGAGAAATTGCTTTGCCTGTCCGGTACAAGCGCAGTGTTACTGGTCAGAGGAAAAAAAGAATCACACGATTCGATATTAA
- a CDS encoding transporter substrate-binding domain-containing protein, translating into MKKRKLISMALAATLALTSLAGCGKKDSTGDDNVLRVGMECAYAPFNWSQETDELANGEKAVPIYGTNMYAYGYDVMVAEKLAKQMGKTLEVHKVEWDSIGMSLDAGDYDVIIAGMGRTKEREASYSFTDPYYYRDNCLVVKKGSGLENIKGLSELAGKNVTLTTQLGTGWVNLLDQVPDAKLGANYETTAECFMAISNGTADVCVIDVPTAESAAMTNDDLAIIYLDPNDKFQGDEEMTNVCIATRKDDTELRDKVQEAMNAIGWNDKDTMDKTMEDAISLQPAAN; encoded by the coding sequence ATGAAGAAAAGAAAATTAATCAGCATGGCGCTTGCAGCAACATTGGCATTGACATCTCTTGCCGGTTGTGGAAAGAAAGATTCAACCGGAGATGACAACGTATTAAGAGTCGGAATGGAATGTGCATATGCTCCGTTTAACTGGTCACAGGAAACAGATGAGCTTGCCAATGGAGAGAAAGCAGTTCCAATCTATGGAACGAACATGTATGCATATGGCTATGATGTCATGGTAGCAGAAAAACTTGCGAAGCAGATGGGCAAGACGTTGGAAGTACATAAAGTTGAATGGGATTCCATCGGAATGTCACTCGATGCAGGCGATTATGATGTGATTATCGCAGGTATGGGACGTACAAAGGAAAGAGAAGCTTCCTATTCATTTACAGATCCGTATTATTACAGAGATAACTGTCTGGTTGTGAAGAAGGGATCCGGACTGGAGAATATCAAAGGTCTTTCTGAATTGGCCGGTAAGAACGTAACACTTACAACACAGCTTGGTACCGGATGGGTAAATCTGCTTGATCAGGTGCCGGATGCAAAGCTTGGTGCAAATTATGAGACAACAGCAGAGTGCTTCATGGCAATTTCAAACGGAACCGCAGATGTATGTGTCATCGATGTACCAACAGCGGAATCGGCAGCCATGACAAACGATGATCTGGCAATCATCTATCTTGATCCGAATGATAAGTTCCAGGGCGATGAGGAAATGACAAATGTATGTATCGCAACAAGAAAAGATGATACAGAGCTTCGTGATAAGGTTCAGGAAGCAATGAATGCAATCGGCTGGAATGATAAGGATACTATGGATAAGACAATGGAAGATGCAATCAGTTTGCAGCCAGCAGCTAACTAA
- a CDS encoding amino acid ABC transporter permease: MGTILSLSSPTNIFEWMAFLAKKYSNMFLQGTWITLYVSVIGTIVGFILGYIVGIVGDIKIHKEDNPIKKGIIKFFKFICFLYVELFRGTPMIVQAMIVYFGLRQGGVDINPIIAGILVTVLNTGAYMSETVRAGIKSIDVGQREGALAMGMSPMQAMFYIILPQAFKNIIPEMANTFLTNLKMTSVLNVIGIQELFMQAKTVGGTYYKYFESYLVIALIYLVLCVVFNRLFLFIEKKMAGKKDYVLAVEYMEDKQ, encoded by the coding sequence ATGGGAACTATTCTAAGTTTATCGTCCCCGACCAATATCTTTGAATGGATGGCATTTCTTGCCAAGAAGTATTCGAACATGTTCCTGCAGGGAACATGGATTACCTTGTATGTATCTGTAATTGGTACAATCGTAGGTTTCATACTTGGTTATATTGTGGGTATTGTCGGAGATATCAAAATTCATAAAGAAGATAATCCGATTAAGAAGGGTATTATCAAATTTTTCAAATTTATTTGTTTCTTATATGTGGAGCTGTTCCGAGGAACACCAATGATCGTACAGGCGATGATCGTATATTTTGGTCTCCGCCAGGGTGGTGTGGATATTAACCCGATTATTGCAGGTATTCTCGTAACTGTTTTAAACACAGGTGCTTATATGTCAGAGACGGTGCGTGCAGGTATCAAATCTATTGATGTTGGACAGCGTGAAGGTGCTCTGGCAATGGGAATGTCACCGATGCAGGCGATGTTTTACATCATATTGCCGCAGGCATTCAAGAATATTATTCCGGAGATGGCGAATACATTTCTGACAAATTTGAAGATGACATCTGTGTTAAATGTAATCGGTATTCAGGAGCTTTTCATGCAGGCAAAGACGGTTGGTGGTACGTATTACAAGTATTTTGAATCGTATCTTGTAATTGCCCTGATCTATCTGGTGCTTTGTGTGGTATTTAACAGGTTGTTCTTATTTATTGAAAAGAAGATGGCAGGCAAAAAGGATTATGTGCTTGCTGTGGAATATATGGAAGATAAACAGTAG
- a CDS encoding amino acid ABC transporter ATP-binding protein, with the protein MGNKEESIIEVKDLSKSFGDHEVLRKIDFEVKKGEVICILGSSGSGKSTLLRCVNKLETQTSGQVLYHGKEIRNVQKEINEFRSKVGMVFQSFNLFNNMTVLENCMEGARKVLHVSKEEAFDRAIKHLKAVGMAPYINARPEQLSGGQKQRVAIARGLCMNPEVLLFDEPTSALDPEMVGEVLNVMKELASSGLTMLIVTHEMDFAKNVSSRVLFMDKGYVVEDAPPEEFFTNPKNDRSREFLSRFIA; encoded by the coding sequence ATGGGTAACAAGGAAGAAAGTATTATAGAAGTAAAAGACTTAAGCAAATCCTTCGGTGATCATGAGGTTTTGCGAAAGATTGATTTTGAAGTGAAAAAAGGGGAAGTGATTTGTATCCTCGGTTCGTCCGGCTCCGGCAAATCCACATTGCTTCGATGTGTGAACAAGCTGGAGACGCAGACAAGCGGACAGGTGTTGTATCACGGTAAGGAAATCCGAAATGTCCAGAAGGAGATTAACGAGTTTCGTTCTAAAGTCGGTATGGTATTCCAGTCCTTCAACTTATTTAACAATATGACGGTGCTGGAAAACTGCATGGAGGGTGCAAGAAAGGTTCTGCATGTATCCAAGGAGGAAGCATTCGACCGCGCGATTAAGCATTTGAAAGCGGTTGGCATGGCACCGTATATCAATGCCAGACCGGAGCAGTTATCCGGTGGACAGAAGCAGCGTGTGGCGATTGCCAGAGGCCTCTGCATGAATCCGGAGGTGCTGCTGTTTGATGAGCCGACATCCGCACTCGATCCGGAGATGGTCGGTGAAGTATTGAATGTTATGAAGGAGCTTGCAAGCTCCGGACTTACAATGCTGATCGTGACACATGAGATGGATTTCGCGAAGAATGTATCGTCCCGTGTGCTGTTCATGGATAAAGGCTATGTGGTGGAGGATGCACCACCAGAGGAGTTCTTCACGAATCCGAAGAACGATCGAAGCAGAGAGTTCTTAAGCAGATTTATAGCATAA
- a CDS encoding cytidylate kinase-like family protein, which produces MENYVVTFARGFGTGGKEIASKLAKELGIHCYENRILTLASQMSGLDEKLFQEVNEKVRSNGGFSSFLKGLPRAKSYISRNEKFVSDDKLFEYQKQIIENLADTESCVIVGKCADYILRGRPNIVSIYIEAPRDFCVKRTMEHMGVTEDVATATIVHTDKFRADYYKYYTHGNYWTNPVNYDLTINSEKVGIEDSVKLIKDYMKIKGMIK; this is translated from the coding sequence ATGGAAAATTATGTTGTTACTTTTGCAAGAGGCTTTGGTACCGGCGGAAAGGAAATTGCATCGAAGCTTGCGAAGGAGCTTGGCATCCATTGCTACGAAAACCGAATCCTGACACTGGCATCCCAGATGAGCGGACTCGATGAGAAGTTATTTCAGGAGGTCAATGAGAAGGTACGTTCGAATGGCGGTTTCTCCAGCTTCTTGAAAGGTCTGCCGCGTGCGAAAAGCTATATCAGCCGGAATGAGAAATTCGTGTCCGATGATAAGCTGTTTGAGTATCAGAAGCAGATCATCGAGAACTTGGCGGATACCGAATCGTGTGTCATCGTTGGAAAATGTGCAGATTATATTCTGCGGGGAAGACCGAATATTGTAAGCATCTATATAGAAGCGCCGCGTGATTTCTGTGTGAAGAGGACGATGGAGCATATGGGCGTGACCGAGGATGTTGCGACGGCAACGATTGTGCATACGGATAAGTTCCGTGCGGATTATTATAAGTATTATACACATGGAAATTACTGGACGAATCCGGTCAACTACGATCTGACGATCAACAGTGAGAAGGTCGGAATCGAGGACAGCGTGAAGCTAATCAAGGATTACATGAAGATCAAAGGAATGATAAAGTAA
- a CDS encoding aspartate aminotransferase family protein produces MKLKDLGLTKQDIKDKVSKYMIDTYERFDFLAETAEGMYMYDEKGTPYLDFYAGIAVNNAGSRNPKVVAAVKDQVDDIMHTFNYPYTIPQALLAEKVCTTIGMDKIFYQNSGTEANEAMIKMARKYGIEHYGPNRYHIVTAKMGFHGRTFGAMSATGQPGNGCQVGFGPMTYGFSYAPYNDLQAFKDACTENTIAIMIEPIQGEGGVNPATYEFMTGLRKFCDENNMLLLIDEVQTGWCRTGQPMCYMNYGIKPDIVSMAKGLGGGMPIGAICATAEVATAFTPGSHGTTFGGHPVSCAAAYAEVNELLDRDLAGNAKEVGAYFMDKLKNLPHVKEVRGMGLMIGVEFDDTIDAVDVKHGAFDRKLLITAIGAHIIRMVPPLIASREDCDKAYAILEETVKALSK; encoded by the coding sequence ATGAAATTAAAGGATCTTGGATTAACAAAGCAGGACATCAAGGATAAGGTAAGCAAGTACATGATCGATACATACGAGCGTTTTGATTTCTTGGCAGAGACAGCCGAGGGCATGTACATGTACGATGAAAAAGGAACTCCATATCTGGATTTCTATGCAGGTATCGCGGTAAATAATGCAGGAAGCAGAAACCCGAAGGTTGTTGCAGCCGTCAAGGATCAGGTCGATGATATCATGCATACATTCAACTATCCGTACACGATTCCGCAGGCTCTGCTTGCTGAGAAGGTCTGTACAACCATCGGCATGGATAAGATTTTCTACCAGAACTCTGGTACAGAAGCAAATGAAGCCATGATCAAGATGGCAAGAAAATACGGTATCGAGCATTACGGACCGAACCGTTACCATATCGTAACTGCGAAGATGGGCTTCCACGGTAGAACATTCGGTGCGATGTCTGCGACAGGTCAGCCGGGCAATGGCTGCCAGGTAGGATTTGGACCGATGACATATGGTTTCTCTTACGCGCCATACAATGATCTGCAGGCATTTAAGGATGCTTGTACTGAGAATACAATCGCAATCATGATCGAGCCAATCCAGGGTGAAGGCGGCGTTAACCCTGCAACGTATGAATTTATGACAGGACTTCGTAAGTTCTGCGATGAGAATAACATGCTGCTCCTGATCGATGAGGTACAGACCGGATGGTGCAGAACCGGCCAGCCGATGTGTTATATGAATTATGGCATTAAGCCGGATATTGTCTCTATGGCGAAGGGTCTCGGTGGCGGTATGCCGATTGGCGCTATCTGTGCAACCGCTGAAGTTGCAACCGCATTTACACCGGGTTCCCACGGTACAACCTTTGGCGGACATCCGGTCAGCTGTGCAGCTGCTTATGCGGAAGTAAATGAGCTTCTTGACCGTGATCTTGCAGGTAATGCGAAGGAGGTTGGTGCGTACTTCATGGATAAGCTGAAGAATCTTCCTCATGTGAAGGAAGTCCGTGGTATGGGTCTGATGATCGGCGTTGAGTTTGATGATACGATTGATGCTGTCGATGTGAAGCACGGTGCTTTCGATAGAAAGCTTCTAATTACAGCGATTGGTGCGCATATCATTCGTATGGTTCCACCACTGATCGCAAGCAGAGAAGATTGTGACAAGGCATATGCAATTTTGGAAGAGACAGTGAAGGCACTTTCAAAATAA
- a CDS encoding iron-containing alcohol dehydrogenase, giving the protein MPQEIIVGAGSIKKLGECATKLGGTHALIISGPHLNKMGLVDVCKQSLADVGIPADAFTETEGNPSVETVEKATKLYQECGADFIVAFGGGSPMDVAKAVGVIAKYGGNITEYEGGGKVPGPIVPQIAIPTTAGTGSEVTAFSIITDHSRNYKLTVFSYELIPKYAILDPDLIATAPVSVAAACGMDAFIHACESYVSSAASPFSEAMSEKAMELIGRSIRAYVANRTDVDAASDMLVGSLFAGIAMSWARLGNVHAMSHPVSAFFDVPHGVANAILLPIILDYNKLADKGKYKKIYEYVSETHRSDENFTPDMLVDAIKALNNSLSIPAKLTEVGVTEDKIDIMADDAMKSGNIMVNPRRSTKKDIIALYKKAM; this is encoded by the coding sequence GTGCCACAGGAGATTATCGTTGGCGCAGGTTCTATCAAGAAATTGGGTGAATGTGCAACTAAACTTGGCGGTACACATGCCCTTATTATTTCCGGTCCTCATCTGAACAAGATGGGACTGGTGGATGTATGTAAGCAGTCTCTGGCAGATGTTGGAATCCCGGCGGATGCATTTACGGAGACCGAGGGAAACCCTTCAGTTGAGACAGTAGAAAAGGCAACGAAACTGTATCAAGAATGTGGTGCGGATTTTATTGTGGCTTTTGGCGGCGGATCTCCGATGGATGTGGCGAAAGCGGTTGGAGTCATCGCAAAATATGGCGGGAACATCACAGAATACGAAGGTGGCGGCAAGGTTCCGGGACCAATCGTTCCGCAGATTGCGATTCCAACGACTGCGGGTACTGGTTCCGAGGTAACTGCATTTTCAATTATCACCGATCACAGCCGGAATTATAAGCTGACAGTATTCAGTTATGAACTGATTCCGAAATATGCAATTTTGGATCCGGATCTGATTGCGACAGCACCTGTGTCTGTGGCAGCAGCATGCGGTATGGATGCATTTATCCATGCGTGTGAATCGTATGTTTCGTCTGCGGCATCTCCGTTTTCTGAGGCAATGTCAGAAAAAGCGATGGAGTTGATCGGCCGTTCGATTCGGGCTTATGTGGCAAATCGCACGGATGTGGATGCGGCAAGTGATATGTTGGTTGGATCTTTGTTTGCGGGCATTGCAATGTCATGGGCAAGGCTCGGGAATGTGCATGCGATGAGCCATCCGGTCAGTGCGTTCTTTGATGTGCCGCACGGCGTGGCAAATGCGATTTTGCTTCCGATAATCCTTGATTACAACAAGCTTGCGGATAAAGGGAAATACAAGAAAATCTATGAATATGTAAGTGAGACACACAGAAGCGATGAGAACTTCACGCCGGATATGCTGGTGGATGCAATCAAAGCTTTAAATAACAGTCTTTCAATTCCTGCGAAACTTACAGAAGTAGGAGTCACGGAAGACAAGATAGATATCATGGCAGACGATGCCATGAAGAGCGGAAATATCATGGTGAACCCACGCCGCTCTACGAAGAAGGATATTATAGCCCTTTACAAAAAGGCTATGTAA
- the folP gene encoding dihydropteroate synthase yields the protein MTIGNRNFEIGKRPYVMGILNVTPDSFSDGGRYGNLDAALRHTEEMIRDGADIIDVGGESTRPGHVKISVAEEIERTCFVIEAIKERFEIPVSLDTYKYQVAQAGILAGADLINDIWGFKWDDEMAPLCAKYQVPVCLMHNRKEAVYKDFIADVIADMKECVQIAHASGLADDKIILDPGIGFAKNTEENLKFMNHLEDLVALGYPVLLGTSRKSMIGNTLNLPVDEREEGTMATSVLGLVKGCSFFRVHDVKKNVRALAMTDAMLKA from the coding sequence ATAACGATTGGAAACCGTAACTTTGAGATTGGGAAACGCCCTTATGTGATGGGGATTTTGAATGTAACACCGGATTCCTTTTCAGACGGTGGAAGATACGGGAATCTGGATGCGGCTTTGAGACATACGGAAGAAATGATCAGGGATGGGGCAGATATTATTGATGTCGGAGGAGAATCCACCCGGCCGGGACATGTGAAGATTTCGGTTGCGGAAGAAATCGAGCGTACCTGCTTTGTAATTGAGGCGATCAAGGAACGGTTTGAGATTCCGGTTTCGTTAGATACGTACAAATATCAGGTGGCTCAGGCGGGGATTCTGGCTGGTGCCGATCTGATCAATGATATATGGGGTTTCAAATGGGACGATGAGATGGCACCGCTCTGTGCAAAATACCAGGTTCCGGTCTGCCTGATGCACAACCGGAAGGAAGCGGTATACAAGGATTTTATTGCGGATGTGATTGCAGACATGAAGGAGTGCGTACAGATTGCGCACGCGTCAGGGCTTGCGGATGATAAGATCATCTTAGATCCGGGCATTGGATTTGCGAAGAATACCGAAGAGAACTTAAAGTTTATGAACCATCTGGAGGATCTGGTTGCGCTCGGATATCCGGTACTGCTTGGAACTTCAAGAAAATCCATGATTGGCAACACACTGAATCTGCCGGTTGATGAGCGGGAAGAAGGTACGATGGCAACCTCCGTCTTAGGACTTGTGAAGGGATGCAGCTTCTTCCGGGTACATGACGTGAAGAAGAATGTACGTGCCCTGGCAATGACGGATGCGATGCTCAAGGCGTAA
- the folK gene encoding 2-amino-4-hydroxy-6-hydroxymethyldihydropteridine diphosphokinase — translation MDKIWIKDLEIFAYHGVLAEEKKNGQKFFVTISMDVDLHAAGMTDNLDKTVNYAEVCELIGRTMQEESYDLIEAAAENVADAILLAYSQVKMVHVILSKPSAPIPMDFDTVCVDITRGRHTAYLGIGSNLGDKEAYLDYAVDQLNKDEYIQVTKVSSYIITEPYGDVEQDDFLNGCLEIETIYSPQDLLAVVNDIEQGAGRKRLIHWGPRTLDIDILLYDREMIMEENLKVPHVEMAKRAFVLEPLAEIAPYAYHPGYHKTIIELLEALNHKEE, via the coding sequence ATGGATAAAATATGGATTAAAGATTTAGAGATATTTGCATATCATGGTGTCCTTGCGGAAGAAAAAAAGAATGGACAGAAGTTTTTTGTTACCATATCAATGGATGTGGATCTGCATGCGGCAGGCATGACGGATAATCTGGATAAGACCGTGAATTATGCAGAGGTGTGTGAACTGATCGGGCGGACGATGCAGGAGGAAAGCTATGATTTGATTGAGGCAGCAGCAGAGAATGTTGCGGATGCGATTTTGCTTGCATACTCACAGGTAAAAATGGTTCATGTGATTTTGAGTAAGCCGAGTGCTCCAATTCCAATGGACTTTGATACTGTTTGCGTGGATATCACAAGAGGCAGACATACTGCGTATCTGGGTATCGGTTCCAACCTCGGAGACAAGGAGGCATACCTTGACTATGCGGTCGATCAGCTGAACAAAGATGAGTATATTCAGGTGACAAAGGTTTCTTCCTATATAATAACAGAACCATACGGCGATGTGGAACAGGATGATTTCTTAAATGGCTGTCTGGAGATTGAGACAATCTACTCACCGCAGGATCTGCTGGCTGTTGTCAATGACATTGAACAGGGCGCCGGAAGAAAGCGGCTGATCCACTGGGGGCCAAGAACCTTAGATATTGATATCCTGCTCTACGATCGGGAGATGATCATGGAAGAGAACCTAAAGGTGCCGCATGTGGAGATGGCAAAGCGTGCGTTCGTGCTTGAACCACTTGCCGAAATCGCGCCATATGCCTACCATCCGGGCTACCACAAGACCATCATCGAACTACTGGAAGCATTAAATCATAAGGAAGAATGA
- a CDS encoding Ppx/GppA phosphatase family protein has protein sequence MAYKMFAAIYVGSSEISMKIFQVNGRKSFRQIDSVSRILELGRDTYRDGKLSQESIRMICEELNGLKNKMDEYKITEYRAYATSAVREAKNMDLVLDVIKHTTGIRVQVLSNSEQRYISFKGLVAKYEDFHQVVSKNTAFVDVGAGSVQISLFDKNNLVVTENIQIGAVRVRDYLALIGHKSGRLDEIMADYVDNDIVSFRNIYLKDKEIKNIIAVGEVVSSLKKIVPELSIKDVITRAQFDAMYQRVISMPAQELAEKYGIPYERATLMLPNITIYQSFLNNCKAEEMYVPDVDFCECIVANYMDEGSRVVFNHNFEEDIVATANNIAKRYRCNWNHVNQTAYFALKIFDVIRKPFGLDKMQRLQLQIASILHECGNFINLHDGAKNSYYIVANTEILGLSHKERMEVANVVRYNPLYLPSKDKISAELDGCDYIVIAKLAAILRIANILDKSHMQKIEDISVTLKEDKLIILAKTYEDISLEAGLFEARADFFEQIYGIRPVLRVKRSV, from the coding sequence ATGGCATACAAAATGTTTGCCGCCATCTACGTGGGAAGCAGCGAGATATCCATGAAGATCTTTCAGGTAAATGGCAGAAAATCATTTCGACAGATCGACAGTGTCAGCCGTATACTGGAACTTGGGCGGGACACCTACCGCGATGGAAAACTGAGTCAGGAATCTATCCGGATGATCTGCGAAGAACTTAACGGCTTAAAGAATAAGATGGACGAATATAAAATCACGGAGTATCGGGCCTATGCAACGAGCGCTGTGCGTGAGGCGAAGAATATGGATCTGGTACTTGACGTGATTAAACATACAACAGGCATCCGTGTGCAGGTACTGAGTAATTCCGAGCAGCGTTATATCAGCTTCAAGGGGCTGGTTGCAAAATACGAGGATTTTCATCAGGTTGTAAGCAAGAACACTGCATTTGTGGATGTCGGTGCCGGAAGCGTGCAGATTTCTCTGTTTGACAAGAATAATCTGGTTGTGACAGAGAATATCCAGATCGGTGCCGTGCGTGTCCGTGATTATCTGGCACTCATCGGACACAAATCCGGTCGGCTCGATGAGATTATGGCAGATTATGTGGATAACGATATCGTATCGTTCCGGAATATCTATCTGAAGGATAAAGAGATTAAGAATATTATTGCGGTCGGGGAGGTCGTAAGCTCCCTGAAGAAGATCGTGCCGGAGCTTTCTATCAAGGATGTGATCACGCGGGCGCAGTTCGATGCGATGTACCAGCGTGTGATCAGTATGCCGGCACAGGAGCTTGCGGAGAAATATGGCATTCCGTACGAACGTGCAACATTGATGCTGCCGAACATTACGATCTACCAGTCTTTCCTGAACAACTGTAAGGCGGAGGAAATGTATGTGCCGGATGTGGATTTCTGTGAGTGCATCGTGGCAAATTACATGGATGAAGGGAGCCGGGTCGTATTCAACCATAACTTTGAAGAGGATATCGTGGCAACGGCGAATAATATTGCAAAACGGTATCGCTGCAATTGGAATCATGTGAACCAGACTGCATATTTTGCACTGAAAATATTTGATGTGATCCGAAAACCGTTTGGCCTCGATAAGATGCAGCGGCTTCAGCTTCAGATCGCATCGATTCTGCATGAGTGTGGGAATTTCATCAATCTGCATGACGGAGCAAAGAACTCATATTATATAGTAGCAAACACTGAGATACTCGGACTCTCGCACAAGGAACGTATGGAGGTCGCAAACGTGGTGCGGTATAACCCTCTGTATCTTCCGTCCAAGGATAAGATATCGGCAGAGCTCGATGGATGTGATTATATCGTGATAGCAAAGCTGGCAGCAATCCTTCGAATTGCAAATATCCTTGACAAGAGCCACATGCAGAAGATTGAGGATATTTCGGTGACATTGAAGGAAGATAAGCTGATTATTCTGGCAAAGACATACGAAGATATCTCGTTGGAGGCAGGGCTTTTTGAGGCACGTGCGGATTTCTTCGAGCAGATCTATGGTATCAGACCGGTACTTCGGGTGAAAAGGAGTGTGTAA